A region of Lycium barbarum isolate Lr01 chromosome 3, ASM1917538v2, whole genome shotgun sequence DNA encodes the following proteins:
- the LOC132631992 gene encoding probable membrane-associated kinase regulator 6, whose protein sequence is METSQSLSIESFSYSWLVDMGDSFRASMDASSDDYETAFIEMDPTLPPSKRFFNVNPQDLNFDFPTSESPLTLVHADELISNGFLMPFFMKKPMKMGSAYDLIHSDSITNSLASSVEQNEPRLSCRRVNRCISLRRCRSLSRRILVKYLDFIRPFCQKIRRCSRLGRCRSSNGKEVMKKWEYSSAATSPRTSVAYSVDNWRRSCDSESSIYEAVLHCKRTINGK, encoded by the exons ATGGAAACTTCACAATCTCTTTCTATTGAAAGCTTTTCATATAGTTGGTTAGTTGATATGGGAGATTCTTTTAGAGCCTCTATGGATGCATCATCAGATGATTATGAAACTGCTTTCATTGAGATGGATCCGACACTTCCTCCTTCAAAGAGGTTTTTTAATGTGAATCCACAAGATTTGAACTTTGATTTTCCTACATCTGAATCTCCTTTAACTCTTGTCCATGCTGATGAACTCATTTCCAACGGCTTCTTGATGCCTTTTTTCATGAAGAAGCCGATGAAGATGGGATCGGCTTACGATTTAATTCATTCTGACTCCATCACGAATTCTCTGGCATCTTCAGTGGAGCAGAATGAACCGCGTTTGTCCTGCAGGAGGGTTAATCGTTGTATATCATTGAGAAGATGCCGGAGTTTGTCGAGGCGAATTTTGGTTAAGTATTTGGATTTTATTAGGCCTTTTTGCCAGAAAATAAGGAGATGTAGTAGACTTGGTAGGTGCAGATCAAGTAATGGGAAGGAAGTAATGAAGAAGTGGGAATACTCATCTGCAGCAACATCTCCAAGAACAAGTGTAGCTTATTCTGTTGATAATTGGCGTAGGTCTTGTGATTCTGAAAGCTCTATTTATGAAGCTGTTCTACATTGCAAAAGAACCATTAATG GTAAATAG